The Lentzea guizhouensis genome contains a region encoding:
- a CDS encoding S8 family peptidase translates to MTEPAEVETTGRFLVLLQEDAVDEGVAELGDIAGFNPNTGEVGSDTLQVFPELGVAVVSGDPTLLAGLNGAAERPGPVQIVEPERVVHAFAAPVQEEEPETAADESVLTWGLQAVGADVSTATGKGVKLAVLDTGWEKNHPDFTGRAITTKSFITGEDVQDGHGHGTHCIGTAAGPRKPSTLPGYGVAPEAEIFAGKVLSNAGSGSDGGILGGIDWAVTNGCAVISMSLGADVPAGTPYSQIYETVAQRALAKGTLIIAASGNASSRPGRIAPVGHPARCPSIIAVAAIDVNRAIASFSSGSADKIGQIDVCGPGVDVHSSFKLPEKYRRLRGTSMATPHVSGVAVLIAEKTGARAYELWARLTGTALRLPLPSTDIGSGLVQAP, encoded by the coding sequence ATGACCGAACCAGCGGAAGTGGAGACGACCGGCCGATTCCTGGTGCTGCTGCAGGAGGACGCCGTCGACGAGGGAGTGGCCGAGCTCGGCGACATCGCGGGGTTCAACCCGAACACCGGCGAGGTCGGCTCGGACACCCTGCAGGTGTTCCCCGAGCTCGGCGTCGCCGTGGTGTCGGGGGACCCGACCCTGCTGGCCGGGCTGAACGGCGCCGCCGAGCGCCCCGGCCCGGTGCAGATCGTCGAACCGGAACGCGTCGTGCACGCGTTCGCCGCCCCGGTCCAGGAAGAGGAACCGGAGACCGCGGCCGACGAGTCCGTGCTGACCTGGGGCCTGCAGGCCGTAGGCGCCGACGTCAGCACCGCCACCGGCAAGGGCGTCAAGCTCGCCGTGCTCGACACCGGCTGGGAGAAGAACCACCCGGACTTCACCGGCCGCGCGATCACCACGAAGTCGTTCATCACCGGCGAGGACGTGCAGGACGGCCACGGCCACGGCACGCACTGCATCGGCACCGCCGCGGGCCCGCGCAAGCCCTCGACGCTGCCCGGCTACGGCGTGGCACCCGAGGCCGAGATCTTCGCGGGCAAGGTCCTGTCGAACGCGGGCTCCGGCTCCGACGGCGGCATCCTCGGCGGCATCGACTGGGCCGTGACCAACGGCTGCGCCGTCATCTCGATGTCGTTGGGCGCCGACGTCCCCGCCGGCACGCCGTACTCGCAGATCTACGAGACCGTCGCCCAGCGCGCGCTCGCCAAGGGCACGCTGATCATCGCCGCCTCGGGCAACGCCTCGTCCCGGCCGGGCCGCATCGCACCCGTGGGCCACCCCGCGCGCTGCCCGTCCATCATCGCGGTGGCCGCGATCGACGTGAACCGCGCGATCGCGTCGTTCTCCTCGGGCTCGGCGGACAAGATCGGCCAGATCGACGTGTGCGGACCGGGCGTGGACGTCCACTCGTCGTTCAAGCTCCCGGAGAAGTACCGCCGCCTGCGCGGCACCTCCATGGCCACCCCGCACGTGTCCGGCGTGGCGGTCCTGATCGCCGAGAAGACCGGCGCCCGGGCCTACGAACTGTGGGCCCGCCTCACCGGCACGGCCCTGCGCCTGCCGCTGCCCTCGACCGACATCGGCAGCGGACTCGTCCAGGCACCATGA
- a CDS encoding SDR family NAD(P)-dependent oxidoreductase, translating to MPVELTGKVALITGGSNGIGAASARRLASLGVRVVVADVDVDQGKLVADEIGGVFVRCDVTQPAESVEAVAVAVRSFGGLDLAFLNAGIGTGCSLGDDFDVEVYRRAMAINLDGVVYGVAAALPAVRAAGGQIIATASMAGLMPMPGDPVYGANKAAVVGLVRSLAGAYPDIRVNALCPAFADTDIITPLRSTLQDIGMPILPVSTVVDTFMSIVEGSGTGEAWFVQSGRPSEPFGFRNPPGPRNPDGSRIDAARKDPVSIALEEN from the coding sequence ATGCCCGTGGAACTCACCGGCAAGGTCGCGCTCATCACCGGCGGATCCAACGGCATCGGCGCCGCGTCCGCCCGTCGGCTGGCTTCGCTCGGTGTCCGGGTCGTGGTCGCCGACGTCGACGTCGACCAGGGCAAGCTCGTCGCCGACGAGATCGGTGGCGTGTTCGTGCGCTGCGACGTGACGCAGCCGGCCGAGTCAGTGGAGGCGGTCGCGGTCGCGGTGCGCTCGTTCGGCGGGCTGGACCTGGCGTTCCTGAACGCCGGGATCGGCACCGGGTGCTCGCTGGGCGACGACTTCGACGTCGAGGTGTACCGGCGGGCGATGGCGATCAACCTCGACGGTGTGGTCTACGGCGTTGCCGCCGCGTTGCCTGCTGTGCGTGCTGCCGGCGGTCAGATCATCGCCACCGCGTCGATGGCCGGCCTCATGCCGATGCCGGGTGACCCGGTCTACGGCGCGAACAAGGCCGCGGTGGTCGGACTGGTGCGGTCCTTGGCCGGCGCGTACCCCGACATCCGCGTGAACGCGCTGTGCCCGGCGTTCGCCGACACCGACATCATCACCCCGCTGCGCTCGACGCTGCAGGACATCGGCATGCCGATCCTGCCGGTGTCCACCGTGGTGGACACGTTCATGTCCATTGTGGAGGGTTCAGGCACCGGCGAGGCGTGGTTCGTGCAGTCCGGCCGCCCCTCCGAGCCGTTCGGCTTCCGCAACCCGCCCGGCCCGCGCAACCCCGACGGCTCGCGCATCGACGCCGCCCGCAAGGACCCCGTTTCCATCGCGCTCGAGGAGAACTGA
- a CDS encoding cation:proton antiporter, producing the protein MHETTIAIIQLGAVFFGLGLLGRVAWKMGISPIPLYLIGGLAFGVGGFVPLHGIEEFTHLASEIGVVLLLLLLGLEYSASELTTGLKRSWMAGVLDLVLNAAPGAIAAFLLGWGPVAALAMAGVTYISSSGIVAKVLGDLGRLGNRETPVVLSVLVFEDLAMAVYLPVLTAVLSGVSFLGGLTSVGISLLAITVVLVVALKYGRFISAIVDSPDHEVFLLKLLGSALLVAGVASQLQVSAAVGAFLLGIAISGSTAENATRLLEPLRDLFAAMFFVVFGLNTDPKSIPPVLGIAVALAVVTTVTKIVTGWWAARRQGIGEMGRMRAGVALVARGEFSIVIAGLAVASGQVDGDLAALATAYVLLMAILGPIAAKYVEPIGEFFQRRRQTA; encoded by the coding sequence GTGCATGAGACAACCATCGCCATCATCCAGCTCGGCGCGGTGTTCTTCGGTCTTGGTCTGCTCGGCCGGGTCGCCTGGAAGATGGGCATCTCGCCGATCCCGCTCTACCTCATCGGCGGTCTCGCGTTCGGTGTCGGCGGCTTCGTGCCGTTGCACGGCATCGAGGAGTTCACGCACCTGGCCAGCGAGATCGGCGTCGTGCTGCTCCTGCTGCTGCTGGGCCTCGAGTACTCGGCCTCCGAGCTCACCACGGGCTTGAAGCGCTCGTGGATGGCGGGCGTGCTCGACCTCGTGCTGAACGCGGCACCGGGCGCGATCGCGGCGTTCCTGCTGGGCTGGGGCCCGGTCGCGGCGCTCGCGATGGCCGGCGTCACCTACATCTCCTCCTCGGGCATCGTCGCGAAGGTGCTGGGCGACCTGGGCCGGCTCGGCAACCGCGAGACACCGGTCGTGCTGTCGGTGCTGGTGTTCGAGGACCTGGCGATGGCGGTGTACCTGCCGGTGCTCACCGCCGTGCTGTCGGGCGTGAGCTTCCTCGGCGGCCTCACCTCGGTCGGCATCTCGCTGCTCGCGATCACCGTGGTCCTGGTGGTGGCGCTCAAGTACGGCCGCTTCATCTCGGCCATCGTGGACAGCCCCGACCACGAGGTGTTCCTGCTGAAGCTGCTCGGCTCGGCGCTGCTGGTGGCCGGGGTGGCCTCGCAGCTGCAGGTGTCGGCGGCGGTGGGCGCGTTCCTGCTCGGCATCGCGATCTCCGGGTCGACCGCCGAGAACGCCACCCGGTTGCTGGAACCGCTGCGCGATTTGTTCGCCGCGATGTTCTTCGTCGTTTTCGGGCTGAACACCGACCCGAAATCAATTCCACCCGTTCTTGGAATCGCGGTGGCATTGGCGGTGGTGACGACCGTGACGAAGATCGTCACCGGCTGGTGGGCGGCGCGCAGGCAGGGCATCGGCGAGATGGGGCGCATGCGTGCGGGGGTCGCCCTGGTCGCGCGCGGTGAGTTCTCCATCGTCATCGCCGGTCTGGCGGTCGCCTCCGGCCAGGTGGACGGCGACCTGGCGGCGCTCGCGACCGCCTACGTGCTGCTGATGGCGATCCTCGGGCCGATCGCGGCCAAGTACGTTGAGCCGATCGGGGAATTCTTTCAACGTCGTCGGCAAACGGCCTGA
- a CDS encoding cation:proton antiporter regulatory subunit, whose translation MNVEITPLPGIGTRQDFTIRAGRRVGVITYRDGRFELILSKASDPDSCAASIPLSPEEANTLAGLLGAPQLVAHLREEHRDIAGITTRQLPVTAFANHTLGETALRTRTGVSIVAVVRAGNAHPSPGPEFIFSNGDLAVVVGTADGLDAAAEILHGG comes from the coding sequence GTGAACGTGGAGATCACGCCCCTTCCGGGCATCGGGACGCGTCAGGACTTCACCATCCGCGCCGGGCGCCGGGTCGGTGTGATCACCTATCGCGACGGCCGGTTCGAGCTCATCCTGTCCAAGGCGAGCGATCCCGACTCCTGCGCCGCGTCGATACCCCTCTCACCGGAGGAGGCGAACACGCTCGCGGGCCTGCTCGGCGCGCCGCAGCTCGTGGCCCACCTGCGCGAGGAGCACCGCGACATCGCGGGCATCACGACCCGCCAGCTGCCGGTGACCGCGTTCGCGAACCACACGCTCGGCGAGACCGCCCTGCGCACCAGGACAGGTGTGTCCATCGTGGCCGTCGTGCGCGCCGGCAACGCCCACCCGTCGCCCGGACCGGAGTTCATCTTCTCCAACGGTGACCTCGCGGTCGTCGTCGGCACCGCGGACGGCCTCGACGCCGCCGCCGAGATCCTCCACGGCGGTTAA
- a CDS encoding STAS domain-containing protein: MEPEPVLLEVRRRGAAVALAGEVDLNTSGLLRSELALACAFGNASGDVVVDFTDLTFIGSSGLHVLIEAAVDLGERRLVLLGGGWAVYVVNLLGLTMRYPNIVVDP, translated from the coding sequence ATGGAACCCGAACCTGTCCTGCTGGAGGTGCGCCGCCGCGGTGCGGCGGTGGCGCTGGCGGGCGAGGTCGACCTGAACACGAGCGGCCTGCTCCGCTCCGAGCTGGCGCTGGCCTGCGCGTTCGGCAACGCCTCCGGCGACGTGGTGGTCGACTTCACCGACCTGACGTTCATCGGGTCGAGCGGTCTGCACGTGCTGATCGAGGCGGCGGTGGACCTGGGGGAGCGGCGGCTGGTGCTGCTCGGCGGCGGCTGGGCGGTCTACGTGGTGAACCTGCTCGGCCTCACGATGCGCTACCCGAACATCGTCGTGGACCCCTGA
- a CDS encoding ATP-binding protein: MSAQTRWFPAIPGSLPEIRAFVRGLAGESGLGGDDLRDVLLAVAEAADNAVQRAGASVVGVTWEPRDHAVLLTIEDDGVFDLRAGTAARPLGLRLLFGVADEVQVRPGKPTWPGTVVRALVRVWSRAGVPDLPAPPGRPRVLLVDGDRFSGQALAAFLHAEGYDVTAVTTVAAAEAALQPPPRLAIVDLLTSHGEGTRFATVARTFGVPVVAVSAIEPAAPLADAYLPKPAHPLCVLAAVRDLLSPDP; this comes from the coding sequence ATGAGCGCGCAGACCCGGTGGTTTCCGGCGATCCCCGGGTCGTTGCCCGAGATCAGGGCATTCGTGCGCGGACTGGCCGGTGAGTCGGGGCTGGGCGGGGACGACCTGCGCGACGTGCTGCTCGCGGTGGCCGAGGCGGCGGACAACGCGGTGCAGCGCGCGGGCGCGTCGGTGGTGGGGGTGACGTGGGAGCCGCGGGACCACGCCGTGCTGCTGACGATCGAGGACGACGGCGTGTTCGACCTGCGGGCGGGCACCGCGGCCCGTCCGCTCGGGTTGCGGCTGCTGTTCGGCGTCGCCGACGAGGTGCAGGTGCGCCCCGGCAAACCGACCTGGCCCGGCACGGTGGTGCGAGCGCTCGTCCGGGTCTGGTCACGTGCGGGTGTCCCGGACCTGCCCGCGCCTCCGGGACGCCCGCGTGTGCTGCTCGTCGACGGCGACCGGTTCTCCGGGCAGGCGCTGGCGGCGTTCCTGCACGCGGAGGGCTACGACGTCACGGCCGTGACCACGGTCGCCGCCGCCGAGGCCGCGCTGCAGCCACCGCCGCGCCTGGCGATCGTCGACCTGCTGACCTCGCACGGCGAGGGAACGCGCTTCGCAACCGTCGCGCGCACGTTCGGGGTCCCGGTTGTAGCCGTTTCGGCGATCGAGCCGGCCGCTCCGCTTGCCGATGCTTACCTACCGAAGCCGGCACATCCGCTGTGCGTGCTGGCGGCGGTGCGCGACCTGTTGTCTCCCGATCCGTGA
- a CDS encoding DUF6319 family protein: MSDTLTEVQAVEKTDAEAPTAPAAEAPKPAEAAKPAEAAPAEKPVPAEKPAPAEPATKAEKPKAAARPKSTAKKTRTVELTLTVTGTAEGEWQADLVHGTQRVVSGLVIPAIAVAKAAKELHEDIAEGIESVLEAARDQHRTRMEELEAELARVKAQLAELSE, translated from the coding sequence GTGTCGGACACGCTCACCGAGGTGCAGGCAGTCGAGAAGACCGACGCGGAGGCGCCCACGGCTCCCGCAGCCGAGGCTCCGAAGCCGGCCGAGGCCGCCAAGCCCGCGGAGGCCGCACCAGCTGAGAAGCCGGTCCCGGCCGAGAAGCCGGCTCCGGCCGAACCGGCCACCAAGGCCGAGAAGCCGAAGGCCGCCGCCCGTCCCAAGAGCACGGCGAAGAAGACCCGCACCGTCGAGCTCACGCTCACGGTCACCGGCACCGCCGAGGGCGAATGGCAGGCCGACCTGGTCCACGGCACCCAGCGCGTGGTCTCGGGCCTGGTCATCCCGGCCATCGCCGTCGCCAAGGCGGCCAAGGAACTGCACGAGGACATCGCCGAGGGCATCGAATCGGTGCTCGAGGCGGCCCGCGACCAGCACCGCACCCGCATGGAGGAGCTCGAGGCCGAGCTCGCCAGGGTGAAGGCGCAGCTGGCGGAGCTCTCGGAGTAA
- a CDS encoding TIR domain-containing protein, with the protein MPTVFVNYRVLEQPGYATLLHRELAQTFGQDRVFLASRSLRAGDDFVQEVFAHLRRSQVLLAVIGPHWLDHTGDPGEDWVLREITEAFELGIRVVPVLVEDAVLPADLPPGVEALHRCQYVRLRHYSIDSDISALVTHLRGIAGDRPSPSVFRLGDRPCRIGIHAGSIRRVHDCDVWVNSENTDMRMARHTDFSVSAIIRYWGSLRDESGRITADLVADELEALAAPRRPVAPGTALVTGSGALESTNNVRHVVHVAAVQGEPGAGYRQVSDIGGCVTTALARVEPLGVRTILFPLLGTGVAGADVAHTARMVVQAAAYHVERHPETPLRRISFLAYDDHERFALEDAVRMLPLVPES; encoded by the coding sequence ATGCCGACGGTCTTCGTCAACTACCGCGTGCTGGAACAGCCCGGCTACGCGACGCTGCTGCACCGGGAGCTCGCGCAGACGTTCGGCCAGGACCGGGTGTTCCTCGCCTCCCGGTCGCTGCGCGCGGGCGACGACTTCGTGCAGGAGGTCTTCGCCCACCTGCGCCGCTCGCAGGTGCTGCTCGCGGTGATCGGCCCGCACTGGCTCGACCACACCGGCGACCCCGGTGAGGATTGGGTGCTGCGCGAGATCACCGAGGCGTTCGAGCTGGGCATCCGGGTGGTGCCGGTGCTGGTCGAGGACGCCGTGCTGCCCGCGGACCTGCCGCCGGGGGTCGAGGCGCTGCACCGCTGCCAGTACGTGCGGCTGCGGCACTACTCGATCGACAGCGACATCTCCGCGCTCGTCACGCACCTGCGCGGCATCGCGGGCGACCGCCCGTCGCCGTCGGTGTTCCGGCTGGGCGACCGCCCGTGCCGGATCGGGATCCACGCGGGCTCGATCCGCCGGGTGCACGACTGCGACGTGTGGGTGAACAGCGAGAACACCGACATGCGGATGGCGCGGCACACGGACTTCTCGGTGTCGGCGATCATCCGGTACTGGGGGTCGCTGCGCGACGAGTCGGGCCGGATCACCGCGGACCTGGTGGCCGACGAGCTGGAGGCACTGGCCGCGCCACGCCGCCCGGTCGCGCCGGGCACCGCGTTGGTGACCGGCTCGGGTGCACTGGAATCGACCAACAACGTCCGCCACGTCGTGCACGTCGCCGCGGTGCAGGGCGAGCCGGGTGCGGGCTACCGGCAGGTGTCGGACATCGGTGGGTGCGTCACGACGGCGTTGGCGCGCGTCGAGCCGTTGGGTGTGCGGACGATCCTGTTCCCGTTGCTGGGCACGGGTGTCGCGGGCGCCGATGTCGCGCACACGGCGCGGATGGTGGTGCAGGCGGCGGCGTACCACGTCGAACGGCACCCGGAGACGCCGTTGCGGCGCATCTCGTTCCTGGCGTACGACGACCACGAGCGGTTCGCCTTGGAGGACGCGGTGCGGATGTTGCCGCTGGTGCCGGAGAGCTGA
- a CDS encoding quinone oxidoreductase family protein codes for MRAIQITEFGGPEVLQQVELPDPVPAEGEVLITVSRAGLNYADTHQAENSYLAQMTLPLVPGGEVVGTTSDGRRVVALTKNSGGYAEKAVAPALTTFDVPDGVDDLTALSMVVQGATAWLLLRKSAHLEPGESVVVHAAAGGVGTIAVQLAKLWGAGRVIATASSDEKRKLALDLGADVAIDSRAEDMTAALIEANGGRRVDIVLDMTGGATTDQSLVALAPFGRLAFYGMASRERPKPVDLGALLVHSTTVAGMWLPHALRVRDAEHGTLAHRAMAELFGLVVGGELKAVAGGEYGLGEVRQAHEDLRARRTSGKLLLDPSR; via the coding sequence GTGCGTGCCATCCAGATCACCGAGTTCGGCGGCCCCGAGGTGCTCCAGCAGGTGGAGCTGCCCGACCCGGTGCCGGCCGAGGGCGAGGTGCTGATCACCGTCTCGCGCGCCGGCCTGAACTACGCCGACACGCACCAGGCGGAGAACTCCTACCTGGCCCAGATGACCCTGCCCCTGGTGCCGGGCGGTGAGGTCGTCGGGACCACTTCGGACGGTCGCCGCGTCGTGGCGCTGACGAAGAACTCCGGCGGCTACGCGGAAAAGGCCGTGGCGCCGGCGCTGACGACGTTCGACGTGCCGGACGGCGTCGATGACCTCACCGCGCTGTCGATGGTCGTCCAGGGCGCGACGGCGTGGCTGCTGCTGCGCAAGTCAGCCCACCTGGAGCCCGGCGAGTCCGTCGTGGTGCACGCCGCGGCCGGCGGCGTGGGCACGATCGCGGTGCAGCTGGCCAAGCTGTGGGGCGCCGGCCGGGTGATCGCGACGGCGTCGTCGGACGAGAAGCGCAAGCTGGCCCTGGACCTGGGCGCCGACGTGGCGATCGACTCACGCGCGGAGGACATGACCGCGGCGCTGATCGAGGCGAACGGCGGGCGCCGGGTCGACATCGTGCTGGACATGACCGGGGGTGCGACCACTGATCAGTCGCTGGTGGCGCTGGCTCCGTTTGGAAGGCTTGCGTTTTACGGCATGGCCTCGCGGGAAAGGCCGAAGCCGGTTGATCTCGGGGCACTGCTCGTGCACTCCACGACCGTTGCGGGTATGTGGCTGCCTCACGCGTTGAGGGTGCGGGATGCGGAGCACGGGACGTTGGCGCATCGGGCGATGGCGGAGCTGTTCGGGCTTGTCGTGGGTGGGGAGTTGAAGGCTGTTGCCGGTGGGGAGTACGGGTTGGGGGAGGTTCGGCAGGCGCATGAGGATTTGAGGGCTCGGCGGACTTCCGGGAAGTTGTTGCTGGATCCGTCTCGGTGA
- the aroH gene encoding chorismate mutase: MAVRAIRGATQIDADTRELVLEATAELVREVLGRNTLSTDDLISVVLTATPDLTSEFPAYAARQAGLSDVPLLSATEIAVPGAMPRVIRLLAHVETDLPRSSVKHVYLRGAAALRTDLNH, translated from the coding sequence ATGGCGGTTCGAGCGATCAGGGGCGCGACGCAGATCGACGCGGACACGCGTGAGCTGGTCCTGGAGGCGACAGCGGAGCTGGTGCGCGAGGTGCTGGGGCGCAACACGCTGTCGACCGACGACCTGATCAGCGTGGTGCTGACCGCGACCCCCGACCTGACCTCGGAGTTCCCGGCCTATGCCGCACGTCAGGCGGGGCTGTCGGACGTGCCGCTGCTGTCGGCCACGGAGATCGCGGTGCCGGGGGCGATGCCGCGGGTGATCCGGCTGCTCGCGCACGTGGAGACGGATCTGCCGCGGTCGTCGGTGAAGCACGTCTACCTGCGCGGGGCGGCGGCGTTGCGCACGGACCTCAACCACTGA
- a CDS encoding SDR family oxidoreductase has translation MADRVAIVTGAARGIGAAVSQRLAADGLAVALLDLDEQGVLDGADKITAGGGRAIGLKVDVADEEQVGAAVAKVAEELGAPTVLINNAGVLRDNLLFKMSASDWDTVMNVHLRGAFLMSKAVQAYQTKEGFGRIVNLSSTSALGNRGQANYSAAKAGLQGFTKTLAIELGKFGVTVNAIAPGFIATEMTKATAERMKISFEDLVNGAAQAIPVARVGQPEDIAHTASFLVSEGAGFVSGQVIYVAGGPKD, from the coding sequence GTGGCCGACAGGGTTGCCATCGTCACCGGCGCGGCTCGTGGCATCGGTGCCGCGGTCTCGCAGCGTCTCGCCGCGGACGGCCTGGCCGTCGCGTTGCTCGACCTCGACGAGCAGGGCGTGCTCGACGGCGCCGACAAGATCACCGCGGGCGGTGGGCGTGCCATCGGCCTCAAGGTCGACGTTGCCGACGAGGAGCAGGTCGGCGCCGCGGTCGCCAAGGTCGCCGAGGAGCTGGGCGCGCCGACCGTGCTCATCAACAACGCGGGTGTGCTGCGCGACAACCTGCTGTTCAAGATGTCCGCGAGCGACTGGGACACCGTCATGAACGTGCACCTGCGCGGCGCGTTCCTGATGAGCAAGGCCGTACAGGCCTACCAGACGAAAGAGGGCTTCGGCCGCATCGTCAACCTCAGCAGCACCAGCGCGCTCGGCAACCGCGGCCAGGCCAACTACTCCGCCGCCAAGGCCGGTCTGCAGGGCTTCACCAAGACCCTCGCGATCGAGCTCGGCAAGTTCGGCGTCACGGTCAACGCGATCGCGCCCGGTTTCATCGCCACCGAGATGACCAAGGCGACCGCCGAGCGCATGAAGATCTCGTTCGAGGACCTCGTCAACGGTGCCGCGCAGGCGATCCCGGTCGCGCGCGTCGGCCAGCCGGAGGACATTGCGCACACCGCGTCGTTCCTCGTCAGCGAGGGCGCGGGCTTCGTGTCCGGCCAGGTCATCTACGTCGCCGGCGGACCGAAGGACTGA
- a CDS encoding tetratricopeptide repeat protein, with amino-acid sequence MHLDASPPLPPPHSKIGLVHVKHLRAMTAALRSVDYRYGGGSCRTRVQALLSWCDKAIAHSASAVVRDEFRGAIAELHALAGWTAFDAGLGGSAHRHFLLALDFAQDEDLVANIRYRMGRVHLHHGGPAEALGMFRLAGMVATSHHTNSILAANQAWCYAELGQRVAALALLGRAHDEFERADVDSAAPWAAFFDKHDFSGITGAVYTSLARTVDPSYARPAITSLRRAVTGYREDMARSRIFSLIALSLNHLVEGDEDEAAVVAALAISQSGDILSARTKKKLEPLHAEAERRRATRLRELITPLLAASSHAA; translated from the coding sequence ATGCACCTCGACGCCTCGCCTCCGTTGCCGCCACCGCATTCGAAGATCGGTCTCGTGCACGTCAAGCACCTGAGAGCGATGACGGCCGCGCTGCGCTCGGTCGACTACCGCTACGGCGGTGGGTCGTGCCGGACCCGGGTCCAGGCGCTGTTGTCGTGGTGTGACAAGGCGATCGCGCACTCGGCCAGTGCAGTGGTGCGCGATGAGTTCCGCGGTGCGATCGCGGAGCTCCACGCACTCGCGGGCTGGACGGCGTTCGACGCGGGCCTCGGCGGGTCCGCCCACCGCCACTTCCTCCTCGCCCTGGACTTCGCCCAGGACGAGGACCTGGTGGCGAACATCCGGTACCGGATGGGGCGTGTGCACCTGCACCACGGCGGACCCGCCGAGGCGCTCGGGATGTTCCGGCTCGCCGGGATGGTGGCGACGAGCCACCACACGAACTCGATCCTCGCCGCGAACCAGGCGTGGTGCTACGCCGAGCTGGGCCAGCGGGTGGCGGCGTTGGCGTTGCTGGGCCGTGCACACGACGAGTTCGAACGGGCCGATGTGGACAGTGCGGCGCCGTGGGCGGCGTTCTTCGACAAACACGACTTCTCGGGGATCACCGGCGCGGTGTACACCTCTCTCGCGCGCACGGTGGACCCGAGCTACGCACGGCCGGCCATCACGTCGTTGCGGCGCGCGGTGACCGGCTACCGCGAGGACATGGCCCGCAGCCGCATCTTCTCGTTGATCGCGTTGTCGCTCAACCACCTGGTGGAGGGCGACGAGGACGAGGCGGCGGTGGTGGCGGCGCTGGCGATCAGCCAGTCGGGCGACATCCTGTCCGCGCGCACCAAGAAGAAGCTCGAACCGTTGCACGCCGAAGCGGAAAGACGGCGGGCGACCAGACTGAGGGAGCTCATCACACCGTTGCTGGCAGCGTCGTCGCACGCCGCGTGA
- a CDS encoding DUF1015 family protein, whose protein sequence is MSLPVRPVRRGWVVRDRVPGPDVDEFAEPGQVIGALARAPHGTLLAVQHPHRTPRALAAGTGLLEALPAAKAELAVLIRRAYREVTDVVAPYRVDGPDGTACGLLCLVDPDAIAHTEDVYPDVVAERAEVLASLGIATSAAMLVPMTPDDGLTELVLGMTEDPEVSLVDSGGRRHWVWLVGPGARQDTFLRAAGAHRLLVADGNHRVAAAREAGLAGLLALVTAGPGLRVGPIHRAVVGTGLAASDLVTAWERVGLRVGELPFVIDPEPGVVVVRTPDTVLRVELPAGRGIDHAVVESVLLHQALGLDPESPSVKAVVDPRVEAEAVLLIAPVPLARVLAGAKMPRKSTYFTPKPRSGLLLADLTP, encoded by the coding sequence ATGTCTCTCCCAGTACGTCCGGTGCGACGCGGGTGGGTGGTGCGCGACCGCGTGCCCGGTCCCGACGTCGACGAGTTCGCCGAGCCCGGCCAGGTGATCGGGGCGCTGGCTCGCGCCCCGCACGGCACCCTGCTGGCCGTCCAGCACCCGCACCGCACGCCTCGGGCACTCGCGGCGGGCACCGGGCTGCTCGAAGCGCTGCCCGCGGCCAAGGCCGAGCTGGCGGTGCTGATCAGGCGGGCCTACCGGGAGGTGACCGACGTCGTCGCGCCCTACCGGGTGGACGGACCGGACGGCACGGCGTGCGGGCTGCTGTGCCTGGTCGACCCGGACGCCATCGCGCACACCGAGGACGTCTACCCGGACGTGGTCGCCGAACGCGCCGAGGTGCTCGCCTCGCTCGGCATCGCCACGAGCGCGGCGATGCTGGTGCCGATGACACCGGACGACGGCCTCACCGAGCTGGTGCTCGGCATGACCGAGGACCCGGAGGTGTCGCTCGTGGACTCCGGCGGGCGCAGGCACTGGGTGTGGCTGGTCGGTCCCGGTGCGCGCCAGGACACCTTCCTGCGGGCCGCGGGAGCGCACCGGTTGCTGGTGGCGGACGGCAACCACCGGGTCGCGGCGGCGCGGGAGGCGGGCCTGGCGGGGTTGCTGGCGCTCGTCACGGCGGGACCGGGGCTGCGGGTGGGGCCGATCCACCGCGCGGTCGTGGGAACCGGGCTGGCCGCGTCCGATCTGGTGACGGCGTGGGAACGGGTCGGGCTGCGGGTCGGCGAGCTGCCGTTCGTGATCGACCCGGAGCCGGGGGTGGTGGTCGTGCGCACCCCCGACACGGTGCTGCGGGTCGAGCTGCCGGCGGGGCGGGGGATCGACCACGCCGTGGTGGAGTCGGTGCTGCTGCACCAGGCGCTCGGGCTCGACCCGGAGAGCCCGAGCGTGAAGGCCGTGGTGGACCCGCGGGTCGAGGCGGAGGCGGTGCTGCTGATCGCCCCGGTGCCGCTGGCGCGGGTGCTGGCGGGGGCCAAGATGCCCCGCAAGAGCACGTACTTCACGCCCAAGCCGCGCAGCGGGCTGCTGCTCGCGGACCTGACCCCGTAG